In Miscanthus floridulus cultivar M001 chromosome 8, ASM1932011v1, whole genome shotgun sequence, the sequence CGGCAGCAGGTCGACGGCCAGCACCCGGCGGCAGGACGGGCAGGAGGAGTGCGCGCGCAGCCACGTGTCGACGCAGGCGGCGTGGAACGCGTGGCCGCACTGCGGCAGCACGCGCATGGCCTGCCCCTCCTCGAACTCGGCGAGGCAGATGGCGCACTCGTCggcccctcctccctcctcctcgtcctccgccttgctGCTGTCGGGGACGTACGTGACCGTCGGGAGCGAGCGCAGCACCTCCTTCTTGACGCCCTTGTTCGCGGCTTTGGCGCCCGGCTGCTGCGACCGGCCGGACGCCGTGGCCCAGCGCCGCGAGCACGCGCACCGGGCGACGAGCCCCAGGCCGAGGACGCAGACGAGCGCGCAGAGCAGGCCGGCGAGGATGAGGATCATATCCGAGTTGATGGAGTCCTCCGGCGAGCCCGAGCCCGCGGGCGCTTCGACGAGTATCCTCGCCATGGGTTTGCAGTGCACTGGCTGAGATGGCGGCGCGAGTGCTGTGTGCGTGCGTGCCGCTGTCGTTGGCTGATGCGGAGGCGGGAGGCTCTGGGCAGGCGGCGTGAGAAGTGTGTTGAATGGGTTGGTTTGGCTGCCCTTTTATAGAGTGCGAGCGCCGGGGCGCCGGGCGCCTGGATGTAGTTTATCGGTGACTTTTGTAGTCTTTGGATTTTGGAATAACAGCAGAAAAGAAACAGAGGGCTCACAGCAAGTCAGTGGATCGAATGTGTAGTGGTTGAAGCTAAAAGCTGGGGGTTCCTTTTGGTTTAAATAGCCGTTCACCGTTTGAGGGCTTAATTTGGCATTCACAATGCTCTCTTTCAGTACTTCTTCTAGCCAACCATCTATAACTAGTGAAAGACTTTCGGTTGAAGTGCCTTTCAAAATTCTAGGAAAAATTTCAAACATTTTTAAGTTGTAAAGCCACGAACCATAAGCCCAATCCTTGGTTCGCTTCTCAATGCTGGTATGGCTTTCTCGGCTGGACTTCCATGGTAGGCTGAAACACACCAGTTTTGTTCTGAACCGTCCAATCATCAATCGTAAGCAATCGGAGCCGCAGAAGAAGCTAATATCTAGGGTGACCGCGTGCCGCAAGGCTGTGCGTCGAACGATTTTGCACAAATCATTCACACCCTCTCTTAACAGTGAACACCCCCTTCTCCATGTCCGCCGGCACTGCGAGCGTCGTGCCCCTTGCTTCCTCTGTCATTTTCCTCAGCAGCACACCACCGTGCATCAGCCCTCAGCCCTCTTCTCCGGCAATTGCTCCCCCTAAACCCCAAATGAAATGGAGTCGATATATTTGATCAGCTGCACCTTTTATATGTAGGAAAAAGAAAAGTAAATGTCAGCACGCCACCGTGACCGCGAGcgagcagcctgttcggttggctggttcgtatcgttgctggttcatgaagaagtactgctggctggtttgtgtgagagaaaaataatgtttcggctagaaatttacgcTCGTTTACGACAAGCAACAGGCTGAAGATCTAAACCAGGGTACGTGCAGACCTTAGCCGTCACAACCACGAAACAGATCCGGGCAGAAAAAAGCGTTGCGAGCAAGGGACAGATGGCGTTCCGTGGAACCACACTCGCCGCACTTCGCCAAATGCGGGTACTACAGACACTTTCGGTCTCTTCTCGCTACCTGTCACTCCGCCATAGCCCGCATCACATGTGCTGTTCCACTGACTGACCTACCGGCGCGCGGACGGCGGTGGTCACACGTCCATTTCGAGCCCGCGCCGAGACCTCCTCACGGCCGTTCTTTAGATTCGTCGTAGCACGTCGCCGCGCGTGGTCGGCGCACAGCCGGGGCCTCCAAACCGCACGCGCGGCACCAATGCTTCTCCGAAAGTGGCCGGCGGCTCGGCACTCGCCGTGAGCGCCGCCGACGCGTGGCGCGTGTGCAGCGGCAGCGCAAGTGAAGTAGTGCGCGGTGACATGCGCACATCCGGGGCGGGGACGGACGGACGGCCGTGTGCTCCTGCTCTCCGAGGACTCGGCCAGGGATGGAAATGGAACCCGCCTTTTTCCGGGTTAGGCGACCCGACCTCCTCCCGCGACGCCGCGGCACTACCGGTCGAGGTAGTGGCGAGGCAAAGCGGCCTCCACTACGCGCGGTCCGCACATGGATGGAGCCGCCCGGGAGCCTTTTCCGCGCGGCACATGCGGATCACATGCCCCGGCGGTAATGCTGCTGCTGCCTGTGCGATGCAACTGACGGCCGGCAGGGCAGGCCGCGGGCGGGTACGAGCAAGCGCACTGGTGGGACGGAGTACGTGTGGGTCTACTCTCGCGCGGCCGGGGGCACGGCTGGAGACTGGAGTGCTCGCGTGCGGTGATCTGTCGAGACGAGCCGGTTGGGTGGTTTGGGGACGTCGCTTTTTTCTGCCTGAAACCGCGTGTTCCGTGGCCTCGTCTTTCCTGCCTGCTTTTGCTCAAAGCAGTCAGAGCCGCGGCCAACTTTCAGTCGCCTGTTGCCCTGTACAAGCGCGATCCTATTATACGTACTACTACGTCTCAACCTCCCGTCTGCAACTGCAATGCAGAGACGGGTTCGCGCTACTACACCTTATCATCGACCAAATAATGACCACTTTTTTTTCCTCGTTCCCTCGAACTTGGAACGGGAAAATTTGGGCGACATTTCTCTGGGAAGCAGAATTCATTTCGGCCCTGTTAAAGGGGGTGGCATCAGAAATCGCAAGGACCAGGTGCAAGTGACGATCACTTCGggctcttcttcttttctttaagAAAAAGATGAACGCCCCCTTGCCCGGAACCGTCCGTATCAAGGATGAACGGCCCCCCGCCTTTGCTCTTTAACAAAAGGGGCGGGGGCTGATCGGCTGATCCAAAGGTGGGTGGGAGTGTGCGCCATGTTCGTTacgcttataagtcgtacttttttagccaacgaacagtatttttttctcacagcaaatcagtcaacagtactctcagtcatggcttatcagccaagcgaatagATTCGTTGCTGAATGACCAAGCCTGACTGGGAAGTCGATTAgctgtttcttttcttttttatagcCGACGTCGATTAGCTGGCTTCATAATTCTTTATAACACCCTGCCAGAAAAGACTAGGTTTTTGTGTTCGCCACTCTGGACATAGTTTAACTTACCGTTCAGGTTTGGTTCTTTTGATTCTCATCATACCTTGAGTAAATTGAACGGTACATCGGTATTTCTCCATGAAATTGTTAATGTCGAAGTAATGCCCAATAGTGAGAATAGTAGCACGACTGTGCCCAAAGAGCAACTGCGCTTCACGTATCCAATTTTCAGACCATCAAGACGAGAAATCACTCCTCACCTGGAAAATGGGCCCAGAGGACTGCAACAGTCTTTCTGCATGCCAATGGCAATAGCAGGTGGCCACTCGCACTCGCTTGTCCCATGCTCAGATTCCCCTTTAAAAGCTTTCTTCACTTTTGTTGCGCAACTTGCCTCTTGCGTTGTTACTGTTGTGAAACGGTGTCTCTCAACAGACACATGTTTACgaagtgatctcatccatcaattACAAGATTAATAGATAGGATTAGATAGTT encodes:
- the LOC136474586 gene encoding RING-H2 finger protein ATL8-like, encoding MARILVEAPAGSGSPEDSINSDMILILAGLLCALVCVLGLGLVARCACSRRWATASGRSQQPGAKAANKGVKKEVLRSLPTVTYVPDSSKAEDEEEGGGADECAICLAEFEEGQAMRVLPQCGHAFHAACVDTWLRAHSSCPSCRRVLAVDLLPPGERCRRCGTRPGGAGGISALWKAPTPCSAEGPTFLA